Proteins from a genomic interval of bacterium:
- a CDS encoding PorV/PorQ family protein, which yields MKRVVLAILTMTVLWGGQAHAQSKVGTTIGQFLRIEPSGRHAALGNAGVGLAGGIETAYYNTGVIGLPTSAEVQFTHSFWFADISYDYAAALLPVGGGSNVFVSITALNSGDIDVRTVDHPLGTGERYNVGDVALGLGYGRRITSRFSAGIQTNFVSERIWHTTSQMLTFNAGTHYRLSSGGASIGFCLSNLGTQGQYTGRDLAIQYDEDPDVHGDNSSLPGEQSTDRFPVPILFRLGVALPYVLDDDNSFLVVVDALHPNDNSESANLGVEWCWHDLFSLRLGYQTLFQENSQQGLTAGFGLGGDLGANTYQFDYAWASHAYLEGTHRLTFVIEF from the coding sequence ATGAAGAGAGTTGTGCTGGCGATCCTGACGATGACGGTCCTCTGGGGCGGGCAGGCCCACGCCCAGTCCAAGGTCGGGACCACCATCGGTCAGTTCCTGCGCATCGAGCCGAGCGGCCGCCACGCCGCGCTGGGCAACGCCGGCGTGGGTCTCGCCGGAGGCATCGAGACCGCCTACTACAACACGGGTGTGATCGGCCTGCCGACGTCCGCCGAGGTCCAGTTCACCCACAGCTTCTGGTTCGCGGACATCAGCTACGACTACGCGGCGGCCCTGCTGCCGGTGGGCGGCGGGAGCAACGTCTTCGTCAGCATCACGGCGCTCAATTCCGGCGACATCGACGTGCGCACCGTGGACCATCCCCTGGGCACCGGCGAGCGGTACAACGTGGGCGACGTCGCCCTGGGCCTGGGCTACGGGCGCCGGATCACCAGCCGCTTCTCGGCGGGGATCCAGACCAACTTCGTCAGCGAGCGCATCTGGCACACGACCAGCCAGATGCTGACCTTCAACGCGGGCACGCATTACCGCCTGTCCTCGGGCGGCGCGAGCATCGGCTTCTGCCTGTCGAACCTGGGCACCCAGGGGCAATACACCGGCCGTGACCTGGCCATCCAGTACGACGAGGATCCGGATGTCCACGGCGACAACAGCTCCCTGCCCGGCGAGCAGTCCACCGACCGTTTCCCGGTACCGATCCTGTTCCGCCTGGGCGTGGCGTTGCCCTACGTCCTGGACGACGACAACAGCTTCCTGGTGGTCGTCGACGCCCTCCACCCCAACGACAACTCCGAGAGCGCGAACCTGGGCGTCGAGTGGTGCTGGCACGATCTGTTCTCGCTCCGCCTGGGCTACCAGACCCTCTTCCAGGAAAACTCGCAGCAGGGCCTGACGGCGGGCTTCGGGCTCGGGGGCGACCTCGGCGCCAACACGTACCAGTTCGACTACGCGTGGGCGAGCCATGCGTACCTGGAAGGGACGCATCGTTTGACCTTCGTCATTGAGTTCTGA